DNA from Helicobacter sp. 11S03491-1:
TTATATTCCTATGCCGCTAACTACAGATTTTCAACAGCCAAGCAATATGAAAATATGGGGTAATTATGACTTTTATAAAACTTACCGCCAAAACAATGTTCCTATTATTTATGCCCAATATAGCTTCAAGCCAAAACCAAAAATTATTTCGATACAAACAGATATTTTACTTTCTCCAAGGGCATCCCAAGAGAATCTGGAGAATCCTGAAAAATTTCTTCAATCTAGTCGATATATTCGCACAGATGGCATAATCAAACAGCTTGCCTCAAAATTTCAAGACAAAAATGAAGAAAAAACAATCCACAATATCTATGGATACTTAAAGCATCACCTCCATTACCAACAAGCAAAAAATATTGAAGGTATCCGAAATATCCACACCAAAAATGCAGCCATCATTTTTCCGGGTGAAAATGTCAGCGCAACAACCCTGTTTGTTTCTTTGTGCAGAGCTTGTAAAATACCTGCCAGAGAAGCACTGGGGATTGAGTTAGGCAATCCTTCAGCCTCTATTGTCACCAAAGCAGAAGTTTTCTTCAAACAAAATGGTTGGATACCCTATGACATTATTGCCTCTATAAAAAACCCTCATTATGATGGCAGAGGGAAATGGGAAGAAAATTTTGTTCTTCTAAATTACCAAAAAGATATTCAAATTGAAAAGTATATTATTAGTTCTTTTGGAAGTGCTTTTGGACTTGTAGATGGAGATAACCTGAATTATTATGAGAATAAAAAATTTATTAAAAATATTTCTTTTAAACATTTAAGTTAATTTTTATATTTTTATTATTAACTATATGGGAGAAGGGGATGATAAAAAATAATTTATCAAACAATAACCCCCCCGCCCAAGACTCTATCATCTTGATACACGACCAAAGCCTGTCCTTTTGCTACTCCATAGACAGGTTCTTTAAGCTCTGCAATAATTTTATCTCCTATTATTAAGATTTTAGCCTCTGAAGGTGTGCTGCGATAACGAATCTTTACTTTATATTCACCCCCATTAAAACTCTCTAATAAAGATTTATTAATGGCTTCTACATAAGAAGTGGCAAGATCTTCTTTCTTGCCTACAATGATTTCGTTCTCTTTAGGATTGATTTTAACAACAAAATGGGGTTCATGAGCACCTTTAACGCTAAATCCTTTTCGTTTTCCAATGGTATATTGCATATAACCTTTATGCTTCCCTACGATATTTCCGCCAATATCTTTTACAATCCCTTCTTGATCTACTTGTGTGTGTTTTTTGAGAATATCAATATAATCTGTTTCTACAAAACAAATTTCTTGAGATTCCTTATAAGTTTCCAAACTTCCTAACCATGGCATCACTTCAAATGCTTTGGGCTTTATTTCTTCTTTTAGCATATCCCCTAATGGAAAAATCAATCGATTGATAGCTTCTTGAGATATTGCGTATAAAAAATAACTTTGATCTTTGCTCTTATCTCTTGCCTCTTGAATTCTTTTAATACCTTCTACTTCTTTTATTCTTGCATAATGACCTGTGGCAATTTTTTCACAACCTGATTGGAGAGCGAAATCTAAAGCCAACCCAAACTTCATTAATGGATTACACAAAGCACATGGATTTGGTGTCTCTCCACGTTTATAAGAAGCGATAAATTCATTATAAACTACATCTTTAAACTCTTCTTGAGCATCTATAACTCTAAATTCAAAACCAAGATTTTCAGAAACTCTATGACAATTTCTCAAAAACATCTCATGTTTGATTTCTTTATTATGAAGTTTTAAATAAATCCCCAAAATTTCATAACCTTGAGATTTTAATAAATAAGCCGAATAGGAACTATCGACACCACCACTCATCAAAAGTGCAACTTTCATAAAATATCCTCTAAAAATTTAAATTTAATTTGTTTTTAAAATTAGCTAATGTATGATTCTTACGCCTATTTTATCTATATTTATTTTAATAGGAGTTGAAAATGAAGAAAAATATTTTTTCAGCCTTTTTGTTGGGTTGCATTTCAAGCTTCTTAGTAGCTCAGACCCCTACTCTTCCGGAGAATGAGACAAATCCAAGTCCAACATCCAATCCATCTAAGGGCAACAACATTACCGGTGGATTATTCTTTGGAGCAGCATTTGGTTTTAACAAAATTTACAACGACTTTACAATGCCGGCCGGTTTCCAAACCTATGAATTCAAAGACAGCAAAACAAATAGCGAAAATTTAGTCAGTTCTGATGGTTTTGCCTTTGAAGCAAAAATAGGCTTGATGAAAACTTTCAAAAATGTAGGGATTCGAGTCTATGGCTATTATGGAAAAGCGTATAACGCTTATGCCACTTTGGGCAATTCTCCAAAGGCTTATAATAGCGATAATTATATCCATTATGGGTATATTGATTCAGACTATTACGGAGGAATGTTCGATTTGATGATTGGCTCTTTTCAGTCCGATGATTTTGCGCCTTATTTTATGTTAGGCGGAGGGTATCAATTTACTCATTACGGACTTGCCGGAAGTATCTCATTAGGAGATATGAATGGAAATGATATAGATATATATCATACCGGAAATTCTGCTGAGTTAAGGACAAAATCTCCAGTTATTCATGTTGGATTTGGCGCCATGTCAGGCAAACATCACATAATTGAAATGGATTTGCGTCTTTTGTTTGATGCTCCAAAAATAGATTCTACGAGCAGTATTGGTTATGATACCAGTTATGTGCCTTTTGCCTCAACAAATTCGCCACTTCGCCACAAAGATGGCGATCTTATAAATATCACAAATCAATTCCTAAATGCGGCTTTATTGATGTCTTATTCTTATCTTTTCTAAAAAATATCCTAGAGTTTCTAAATTTTTATCAAAAACTGAAACTCTCTAAAATTTTATATTTACGATTTTTATGTTATCCATCACACATATGAATTTCTCATTTTATTCTTAGAATACTCTTAGAATTTAATAAATTAATTTATATTTATTATAATAATTTTGATAATATTTGATTTGATTATAAAGATTTTAAAATGAAATATATTTTTTATATAATTATTGTATTTTCAATTTCATTCTTTGACCTAAAAGCACAGGCACTTCAAGTCTCTTGTAAGCAAGAAAATAATCCCAATAAATATATTTCCAAGCAAACTACTACAAATGCCCCTCCTTCAGATAAAGTATTTGGAGAAAAAACATTAGGAGAATTTTATACAGGCACTTTGATGAGGATTTATGTTCTCAATGAAAATAAATCTAATCTGCCTGATAATTTTAGAATTACCCAACCTTCATTTGAGGCTAGAGTTAATGGAAAAAATAGATCTAAAACTTATAATCTATATGAAAACTTTTCCCCTGATAATAAAACCGACAATAATATTTATCATAACATGGATATATCCAATACAAAGACTTACCAAAGTAAGCCCGCTGATTTAGGCGTAGGGTTTATATGGCCACCCAATGTCAATTATCTCAATTCAGTGCCTGTTATTCTGCTAAAGCCAATCCGAAATTTCTAATATTTTTTTTATCACAATTTGGCATTCAAAAATGCTATCCTCAAGTTTCCAAATCCTTACTTAGCAATCTTATTTTATTGATGACCAAAAACTCTTTGAAATATTTTATCTGTATTCTTTGTATAATAAGCATAATCAAAGCATTCTTTAATTGCTTGCTCGCCTAATGCTTCCAGCAATTCATTATCTTGAAGTAAATATTGCAAATATAAACTTTCCCCTTTTTGATTAAAAACGCTTTTTCCGCACGCAAGATCATCCCAAACTTTCATAGCATTTCTTTGGACAATCTTATAGCTATCTTCTCTGCTGATGCCTTTTTTAGGCAGTTCAAGTAAAATTCTTTGAGAAAAAACCAAACCGCCTGTAAGATTAAGATTTTTCATCATATTTTCAGGATACACCACGAGTTTTTCAATCACTTCTTTTAGACGATAAAGCATGAAATCTGTCGTGATAAACCCATCAGGCAAAATAAATCTCTCAACAGAACTATGGCTAATATCACGCTCATGCCAAAGCGCTACATTTTCCATTGCAGGCAAAGCAAAGCTCCTGATCATCCGGCAAAGTCCTGTGATATTTTCACTCAAAACAGGATTACGTTTATGGGGCATTGCTGAACTACCCTTTTGACCAACAGAAAAAAATTCTTCTGCTTCATAAACCTCTGTGCGCTGATAATGCCTGATTGCCACAGCTATTTTTTCACAACTGCTTGCCAATAAAGCCAAATCACTCATCAACCTGGCATGCCGATCTCTTTGAATAATCTGATTGCTTATGGGCGCAGGTTTGAGTCCCAGATCTGCACATACTAACTCCTCTAATTCCATCGGAGTATGCGCCATATTGCCCATAGCCCCACTAATAGATCCTATAGAAATAACTTGCATTGTGCTATTTAAAGCTTCCAGATGCCTATTCATCTCATCATACCAAATAGCCAAAACCAATCCAAAAGTAATAGGCTCTCCATGAATGCCATGACTACGCCCCACCATTAAGGTATCTTTGTGTTCAAAAGCCCTCTTTTTTATCACCTCTGTGAGTGCCTTTATGTCTTCTAAAATAATTTTTAAGCTATCCCTCATTTGCAAAGCTAAAGCTGTATCAATGCAATCACTTGATGTAATTCCATAATGTACAAAACGAGATTCTTCCCCCAAACTTTCTGCTACAGAGGTAGTAAAAGCTATCAAATCATGTTTAGTAACTGCTTCAATAGTATTAATGCGTTCCACGTCAAATTTTGCATTTTTGCAAATTTTTTCACAATCTTCATCGCCAATAAGCCCCAACTTATTCCAACCTTTTACGACTGCTTTTTCGACCTCAAGCCATGAGGAATATTTTGCTTGCATGCTCCAGATATTCTTCATACATTCACGCCCGTATCTTTCAACCATAACTAATTCCTCAAAATATTTTTATATATTATAGATAATGAAGTCAAAAAATAGAATAAAAAAAAAGCCTGTAGAAAATTTAAATAAAAGCAATGAAGTCAAAGATTAAACTTTGGCTTCTTCTCTTCTTTGGAGATACTCCCATCGATCATTGACATTTTTTTGAAACTGCTCAAGAATATATTCATTTTCAGGTTTGAAAAGATGTTTAAATCTGCCTTGTGCTCCAAGATAATCTCTAACCGGAATAATATTTTTAGGACGATAAGTGATCCTAACCTCCACTCCGTTAATAATCTCAAACAATGGAAATACAAGACTATCTACGGCTAAATCACTCACTTCTACAGTTTGATTAGAATCAAACTTCCATTCAGTTGTGCAAGCACTCATAGCATTAATAAAAGTAGGTCCTTCTGTTTCAATGGCTTGTTTAATTTTTTTATTCATATCTTTCCATTTATTAGGTGCAACTTGTGCTACATAAGGAGAACCATGCGCTGCCATTACAAATAAAATATCTTTTTTTCTTTCTTTCTTTCCATAGCTAACTTTACCTGCCGGGGTTGTTGATGTACTTGCACCAATGGGGGTAGAACTGCTTCTTTGTCCTCCGGTGTTGGCATATACCTCATTATCCAAGCAAATATATGTCATATCATGTCCTCTCTCAAAACAACCACTTATCCATTGAAAACCGATATCATAGGTAGATCCGTCGCCTCCAAAAGCAACAAATTTAGGTCTTTGCCCATTATATTTACCCTTTTTAGCCAAAGCTCTATACATAGCCTCTACACCTGCAACAGCAGTCGAACCATTTTCAAATCCAATATGGATCCAAGGCACATCCCATGAAGTATAAGGATATACGGCTGTAGAAACCTCTACACACCCGGTCGAATTTCCCAAAACCAATGGTCCATCTACTACATTTAAAACTTCTCGAATAATCATTCCATGGGCACAGCCCGGACACAGAAGATGTGCTCCTTCAAATTTCTCTGCTGATTTGCTAAATTGTTTTAGATTTTTGACTTCATTTACCATTATTTTCTCCTTAGCAAAAGCTTAGTTTAGGACCTCTAAGCCCTATAAATTGTTGAGTTGGATGCGTGAGTTTAGCTGCCTTTGCATTTGCATCAAGCTCTTGATAGATTTTGACCAAATCTACTTGAGTCAAATCCCTCTCTCCTAAACCATAAATATAATTAGAAAGAACAGGATGCTTTGAATCTTGAACCTGATAAAGCGAGGCAGCCACTTCATTAAACAATGCTCCCATCGCCCCTGCAGGCAAACTTTTATCCATAATAGCAACAGCTTTAAAATCTTTAAGAATTTCTCCAAGTTTTACATAGGGAAAAGGACGAAACACTCGAATCGTAACAACACCTGCTTTGATTCCTAATTCTCTAACATTCTTAGCTGCCACACGTGCAGATTCAACCGTTGTCCCCAATGCAAAAATAACTACTTCAGCATCTTTGGTATCATAGGTTTCTACAATGTTATATCTTCTAGCGGTAAGATCAAAAAATTCATCAAAAACCTTCTGTATTGCTATGTCTGAATGCATAAGAGTATTGTGAAGTTGCGCTTTATGCTCAAAATGCCAGTCTTCCTCAGCTTGCGCTCCATAAGTTGCAGGCTTATCAAAATCAAGCAATGGATTTTTGCTCTGATAATCACCAATAAAATTATAAGCCACTTCATCACTCAATGGACGGACATTTTGAGCAGTATGCGAACATAAAAAACCATCTTGATTTACAATTGTAGGAATCCTTACTGCCATATCTTCGGCAATCCTGAATGCCATCAAATTAAAATCATAAGCCTCTTGGGGATTGCAAGTATTCAGATTAATCCAGCCTGCGTCACGTCCTAAATACATATCTGAATGATCTCCGTGGATATTCAAAGGAGAAGCCAAGGCACGATTAACGAGATTAAGCACAATAGGAAGTCTCATCCCTGAAGCTTGATAAAGAACTTCTATCATCAAGGCAAAACCTTGAGAACTTGTTGCTGTAGCTACCCTTCCTCCTGCAGCTGCAGCTCCTACGCACCCACTCATTGCAGCATGTTCTGACTCAACCAAAACAAACTCACCATCTATATAACCATTACTCACAAAACTTCCATAATTTTGAACAATTGGCGTTGATGGGGTAATTGGATAGGCTGCTACCACATCAATTTGCGCTTGTCTAAGAGCATGAGATGCTGCCATATTTCCATCCCATACCTCTACCTCCTGCAATTCCATAACATTTGGCATAATATTCTCCTTTTTGATCTTTTTAGTTGTATTTAGTCTCGTTTTTTCTCTTCTTTTTTTGGCCAATTTTTTAAGGCAGTTTGATTATCTTCATGATCGCTAAACATTAACAATGATTTTGGATTGGTTGGGCAAACATCTACACACACACCACAACCCTTACAATGGACATAATCCACTCCCCTAAGTTTCTCATCTCTAGCAAGTATAGCCCCATCCGGGCAATAAACCCAACAATTAAAACAATTGATACAAACTTCACTATTATGAACAGGTTTATCTACTCTCCAATGAGCAACACTGCTATTAAATGAACTCTCTTGAGTATAATCTCGCTCATTATTGTGAGATGCTAGGGCTTCTTGTCCTTGATGTTTGAATGGAAATAACACCGCTCCAATTTCAAAATCATTCCAACCTTTCATGATGAACTCCTTATTTGACTTCATTATATGCACGCTCAATGGCAAGCATATTTGCGTCAATAATTTTTTGAGGAAGTTTTTTCCCCAAAACTTTTTTGAAAGCAGCCTTAAAAAATTCAATTTCAAGCATGCCTGAAACTTTTATCAATGCGCCCAACATTGGAGCATTTGGAATAGGCTTGCCTAGAGCTTCAATCGATATCTTGATACAATCCAGCGTATAAAGCTTCTTACCTTCCAGATCGGGTTTTTTCTTCAAAAGTTCCTCTTTACCTAAATGTGTTGTAATAATATATTGAGTGCCGGGTTTTTCATTAGCACAAATATTAGTAATAAATGTAAGACCCGGATCTATAACAAGAATATAATCAGGATTCATAAATTTTTCATGATTGAGAATAGGAGAAGAGTCAATACGATTATAAGCTGTCATAGCAGCACCTCTTTTTGCAGAACCATACAAAGCAAAAGCTTGGACTTCCTTTCCTGTTCCTGCCACCACATCAGCCAAACCTTTTGCACCCGTTATAGCTCCTTGTCCGGCTCTTGAATGCCATCTGATTTCTAGCATACTTCTTCCTTTTTCTAGTTAATGTTGTTAGTTGTCCTTAGAAATATGAATCATTTATATCTTGGTATGCAACATTCAAATTCAAATGATTAATTACCCTAAACGATACAATTCTAAACTTTTTATTTGTGAATTATACTAAATTTAACACAATATGTAAAATATAAGAAAGCCCATATTTAAAACTATCATTTACCTTGAGTAAAAACGTAGCAATCAAAAGGTTTTGATGAAATTGACAGCCTCAAGTGCGTCCTCAAAAACATTTTGGCATATTCTCAATAAATCCTCATTCTTACCATACCCGCTTTTGAGGGCTATTGGATTAACACCGGCATTAATGGCAGAATAAATATCTAAAGGCGTATCCCCTACCATAAAAATATTCTGCGAAGATATGCCCGCATTGAATTGTTCTATAGCTCTTAAAATAGGTTCTTGATGTGGTTTTGGAAATTTCACATCTTCAATACCAATCACCACATCAAAATAATTCAAAATTTCAAAATGCTCTAAAATCTCTTTTGAGTATTTTGCCGTTTTAGTTGTAACCACCCCTAATTTTGCAAATTTTTTAGCTATTTGGAGAGATTGTGTAGCATTTGGTAACAATTTTGTTTTTTGCAGACAAATAAGATGATAATATTTCCGATAAGAATCAACCAAAAAAGATATATTTTGTCTATCTGCTCCAAAACTCACAAACATATCCTCTAGCGGATAACCAATGGTTTCTCTAACGCTTTGAAAATCAGGAATTTTGAGTTTATTTTGCTCACAAGCTACACAACAACTCTCATAAATAGCTTGGGCAGAATCAATAAGTGTGCCATCCAAATCAAATAAGATTATTTTTTTCTTTGCCACAATAAATTTCCCCCTGCAATTTTTCCTGAGAAAATACCCAATCTCATCTCATACCAAACTATACCCATCACAACCAAAAATGCTAAAAATTGCGAAATAGGATAAGTAATCCACACACCATCCATTCCATATTTTTTACTCAAAATAGGCAATAAAATCACTAAAAAAACTAATGTATAACAAATTGTAATGATAAACGAACTTTTAGTTCGTTGCACAGATTGAAAAAAAATTGCGCAGACAATATTAACACCCAATAAAATATACCCAAGATAATAAACACTCATTGCTTTAATTGTGTCGCTTAAAAAATAAGGATCTCTACTGAAAACATCTTCTTTTAAAAATAATTGGACAAGGTATTTATCAAATCCATAAAATATACAATAAACAAAAATTCCTATCCCGAAAGAAATACTAATCCCAAAAATAAAAATGCTTTTTACACGCTTTAAATTTCCTGCTCCATAACTAAAACTTGCAATTGGTTGGATACCTTGTGCGATTGAAAGCAAAATGGTAAAAAATATAACCCCGCTGTACATGATAATTCCGTAGATTGACACTCCTCGTTCCCCGGCTATAGCAATAATAGTTGTATTAAACATTAACATCACAATAGCCGCACTCAATTCAGAAATAGATTGGGGAATCCCACTTTTTGCTGAAGAAAGCACAGCAGCGAAACTAAAACGCCTGATAAAAAATAGCTTACCTCTTTTGAATAAAAAATGCTGCAAAAGCACCAAAAATCCTATCCCATGCCCTATTACTGTCGCCAAAGCACTCCCATAAATCCCGGTCTCAAGAACAAACAAAAATAAATAATTCAAAACAATATTCATAGCCGAACCAATAATCATCGCAATCATTGCCAAAATAGGCTGTTTATCATTGATAGCAAAAACATCACTCAATGGATGAAGCACCATAATCACACTGCCACAAAAAATAATTCGTAAATATTCAACCACTAGAGGTTTCAATACCTCAGAACTCCCAAGCAATAAGGCAATTTGTTCAACAAACAAATATAAAATCACTCCAATAATAAGCATGCTAATAACAACAAAATAAAATACCGAACTAAAAATCAAGCGTGCACGATGGACTTCATTTTTTCCCAAAAAATAAGAAGTAATTGAAGCTGCTCCCAGTCCAAAAAGTAACTCAAAAGCAATCAATACCGGAAATACAGGCCAACAAATACTGACAGCTGCCAGGGCATCTTCGCCTAATTTTTTGCCTACAAAAATCCCATCAACAGTCGAATAAGTAGAGAGGGCAATCATTGCACACAAAGAAGGAATAAAATAATAAAAAAACAATTTTTTTACAGAATCATTCCTTAGGTCTATTGAAAACATAAAATCACCTAATAATTACAAATTTTATAATTATATTCAAACATTTATCAAACCTATATTAAGTTATCATATAATCATCTAATCATTAAAATTTAAGAGGAGCAATCATGCTAAAAAAAGCTTTTATTATTACATGTATTCTTTCACAAATTCTACTGGCAAAGGATATTTCTATGATAAATAATAGAGATGTTGTTATCAAACAAAGCGCACTAAGTTTTCAAGAAACACTATCAAATCTTAAAAATGTTTTGCATCAAAAAAATATTACTATTTTTGCAATTTTTGATCACACAAAAAATGCTCACGGAGTAAATCTGGAACTCAATCCCACCACTGTTGTAGTATTTGGAACTCCTGAAGTAGGGACTAAATTGATGCAAAAAAATCAAAAAATTGCTATAGAACTCCCCGTAAAAATTCTAATTTGGCAAGATGAAAAAGGTGTATTTGTAGAATTTCTAAATTTTGAAACAATCGCAAAGAATTATGGATTTAAAGATAATGTAACCATAAAAAATGTAGAAAAATTATTATCTGATATTACAGATACTATTACAAAGAAACATTAAAATCACTCATTCATTAGATTTTAGAAACTAAAATTCAAGATTGAGAATAAACAAAAAAGCATAAAGATTAACTTTATGCTTAAAAATATTATCTTTTTGAGAATTGTGGGCTTCTTCTTGCTTTTTTCTTACCGTATTTCTTTCTTTCAACAACTCTGGAATCTCTTGTTAATAAACCTTTTGGTTTCAAAATACTTCTAAATGTTAAATCATAAGCATTTAAAGCTTTGGATATGCCATGCCTCAAAGCCTCTGCTTGAGCAGAATAACCCCCTCCCAAAGTAACAGCTACAATATCTACAGATTTTTCTTGTTTGGTGAGAAGCAAAGGTTGCATGACTTTCATTTTAATTGCTTCATGCCCCCCTAACCATTCATTCAAATTCTGTTGATTGATAGTCATTTTGCCGGTTCCGGCGTTTAGCCAAACTTTTGCTATTGCTGTTTTTCTTTTTCCTGTTGCATAAACTTTCGCCATTTAAATTCCTTTATTTGCTTTTGTAATCTGAGCTGTATGAGGGTGCTCACTGCTTTTATACACTTTAAGTTTCTTGATCATCACTCTACCCAGTTTAGTTTTAGGTAACATGCCTCTTACTGCAAGATGATAAAGTTTTTCAGGAGTTTTTTCTAACATTTCTTTGAGAGTCTTGCTTTTTGTGCTTCCAAAATAACCTGAATGTGTAAAATATTCCTTATCTTCAAGCTTCATGCCGGAAAACTTCACCAATGTAGCATTAATAATCACTACAAAATCACCACAATCTACATTGGGTGTATAGCAAGGTTTATGCTTTCCTCTTAAAATAGTAGCTACTTCTGTAATCAAACGACCAAATGTCTTATCTTTCGCATCTAAAACAACCCAATCGCGTTTTATTTCAGCTTCTTTCGCAGTCTTAGTTATATTCATTATTATTGCCTTTTGGTTTTGGACTAAATTTAAAACCCGGATTTTATAGAAAAAAAGCTTTCAATTAACTTAAATTAAGCAAAATTTTATTTAAAAGCATGTTCTTGATATTCTAAAATACGTTTATTTTCCTTGCTAATAACATATTCTTCATCATATGCCTTTTGGACTACAGATCGAATAATATCCCTTTGAGTCTCATAGCTGCTATCCTTTAGCATATCAAGCACGATAGAATAGTATTGAATATCTTGGACAATAATTTCAAATGACTTATCTCTATCTTGCATATAAAGTTTTTCATCTTTGGCATATTCAGATACGCAAATAACAACCCTATCAAATACTTTAGCAGCTAAATTTGAGGGTTTGATATTTTTATTGATAATTATTTTGGCTTGTTTGAGTTGATTTT
Protein-coding regions in this window:
- the rplM gene encoding 50S ribosomal protein L13, with amino-acid sequence MNITKTAKEAEIKRDWVVLDAKDKTFGRLITEVATILRGKHKPCYTPNVDCGDFVVIINATLVKFSGMKLEDKEYFTHSGYFGSTKSKTLKEMLEKTPEKLYHLAVRGMLPKTKLGRVMIKKLKVYKSSEHPHTAQITKANKGI
- the rpsI gene encoding 30S ribosomal protein S9, which translates into the protein MAKVYATGKRKTAIAKVWLNAGTGKMTINQQNLNEWLGGHEAIKMKVMQPLLLTKQEKSVDIVAVTLGGGYSAQAEALRHGISKALNAYDLTFRSILKPKGLLTRDSRVVERKKYGKKKARRSPQFSKR